In Mastomys coucha isolate ucsf_1 unplaced genomic scaffold, UCSF_Mcou_1 pScaffold20, whole genome shotgun sequence, one DNA window encodes the following:
- the Med21 gene encoding mediator of RNA polymerase II transcription subunit 21 encodes MADRLTQLQDAVNSLADQFCNAIGVLQQCGPPASFSNIQTAINKDQPANPTEEYAQLFAALIARTAKDIDVLIDSLPSEESTAALQAASLYKLEEENHEAATCLEDVVYRGDMLLEKIQSALADIAQSQLKTRSVTHSHSLPDS; translated from the exons ATGGCGGATAGACTCACGCAGCTGCAGGACGCCGTGAACTCG CTTGCAGATCAGTTTTGTAATGCCATTGGTGTGTTACAGCagtgtggtcctcctgcctcttttAGTAACAttcaaacagcaattaataaAGATCAACCAGCCAATCCTACAGAAG agTATGCCCAGCTTTTTGCAGCACTGATTGCACGAACAGCAAAAGATATTGATGTTTTGATAGATTCCTTACCCAGTGAAGAGTCTACAGCTGCTTTACAG GCTGCTAGCTTATATAAGCTAGAAGAAGAAAATCACGAAGCTGCTACATGTCTGGAGGATGTTGTTTATCGGGGAGACATGCTTCTGGAGAAGATCCAGAGTGCGCTTGCGGACATTGCACAGTCACAGCTGAAGACCAGAAGCGTTACCCATAGTCACTCTCTCCCAGACTCATAG